Proteins encoded together in one Mycolicibacter minnesotensis window:
- the alkX gene encoding TetR family transcriptional regulator AlkX, producing MKRTSYAEASRAVLRDSVLDAMRELLTRRDWSSITLAAVAEAAGVSRQTIYNEFGSRQGLAQGYAVRLADRLVDAVENAMTDNVGDIHAAFLEGFRTFFSDSAADPLVISLLTGAAKPDLLQIITTDSGPIITRSSQRLTSSFMHSWVKVSEDDAGILARAVVRLAMSYVSMPPESDHDVAADLARLFTPAAQTYGVIDTE from the coding sequence GTGAAACGCACTTCCTACGCCGAGGCATCACGGGCGGTGCTGCGCGACTCGGTGTTGGACGCGATGCGGGAGCTGCTCACCCGGCGCGACTGGTCCTCGATCACGTTGGCGGCGGTCGCGGAGGCGGCCGGGGTCAGCAGGCAGACCATCTACAACGAATTCGGTTCCCGACAGGGCCTTGCCCAGGGCTATGCGGTCCGGCTCGCCGACCGCTTGGTCGACGCAGTCGAGAACGCCATGACCGACAACGTCGGTGACATTCACGCCGCATTCCTGGAGGGGTTTCGGACCTTCTTCTCTGACTCCGCCGCCGACCCGTTGGTGATCTCGTTGCTGACCGGGGCTGCCAAACCGGACCTGCTGCAGATCATCACCACCGACAGCGGGCCGATCATCACCCGCAGCTCGCAACGACTCACCTCGTCGTTCATGCACAGCTGGGTCAAGGTCAGTGAAGACGACGCCGGCATCCTGGCCCGCGCCGTCGTGAGGCTGGCCATGAGTTATGTCTCCATGCCGCCGGAGTCCGATCACGACGTGGCGGCCGACCTGGCCCGATTGTTCACCCCGGCGGCACAGACCTACGGCGTCATCGACACCGAATGA